One stretch of Nitrospirota bacterium DNA includes these proteins:
- a CDS encoding PIN domain-containing protein: protein MTGSATDRPVLVDTSAWIDHDHGRGLAPLVEELVRSRRALVTAPVVAELLRGAKTVTGRARYRSLVGIFPVVEPRLEDWIRAGEVAADFDRRGTRIPMIDFLLAALAARLGSSILTSDPHFQTIAAATGATLYRTV from the coding sequence GTGACCGGATCGGCGACCGATAGGCCCGTCCTCGTCGATACCTCCGCCTGGATCGACCACGACCACGGAAGAGGCCTTGCACCGTTGGTAGAAGAGCTGGTTCGCTCCCGGCGCGCTCTCGTGACGGCCCCGGTGGTCGCCGAACTCTTGAGAGGCGCGAAAACCGTAACCGGTCGAGCGCGGTATCGTTCGCTGGTGGGCATCTTCCCCGTCGTCGAGCCTCGCCTGGAGGATTGGATTCGAGCCGGCGAGGTCGCCGCTGATTTCGACCGCCGGGGAACGAGAATTCCGATGATAGATTTCCTCCTGGCAGCCCTGGCCGCCCGGTTGGGCAGCTCCATCCTCACCTCAGATCCCCACTTTCAAACGATTGCCGCTGCCACCGGGGCAACTCTTTATCGCACAGTCTAG
- a CDS encoding GAF domain-containing protein: MTIELETPEEVPTPEEVQISEGLVFDQGVTQLGKRLEIVGKLVSLLSLRGEFSVLINKIMDLCMEAVDCEAGSILEVDEKKGDLFFVAARGPAADQVMKFRVPMGKGIAGYSAETSETLAVSDVFKDPRFFKEISEALKFETRSILCMPINIRGKVYGVVEWINKKGNDVFTADDLEILKEISHGAASLIENFRLMQKYERRLKSLVSIIESVPSVYNAKSLYECSRSILKSALQLTQTDSSFLLLTDGAKHMLYSHTTQGFGDPVIVKEEGSAFFESIKGQKPILKQKADGVDDWKLPPEVKASAQMQSLFCVPIWYGQVLLGSLGIGSNGIQPVGSEEQKVLMALGIGASGSIGRFLKRETPPQPS, from the coding sequence GTGACCATCGAATTGGAAACCCCCGAGGAAGTACCCACGCCGGAGGAGGTCCAGATCTCCGAAGGTCTCGTCTTCGATCAGGGTGTAACCCAACTCGGTAAGCGCCTCGAAATCGTTGGGAAACTGGTGTCCCTGCTTTCCCTGCGGGGTGAGTTCAGTGTGCTTATCAACAAGATCATGGATCTGTGCATGGAGGCCGTGGATTGCGAGGCCGGCAGCATTCTGGAAGTGGACGAGAAGAAGGGGGATCTCTTCTTCGTCGCCGCCCGCGGCCCCGCGGCCGATCAGGTCATGAAGTTCAGGGTGCCGATGGGGAAGGGCATTGCGGGATACAGCGCCGAAACGTCGGAGACCTTGGCGGTGTCGGACGTCTTCAAGGATCCCCGCTTCTTCAAGGAAATCAGCGAGGCGCTGAAATTCGAAACGCGCTCCATCCTCTGCATGCCGATCAATATCCGGGGGAAGGTGTACGGCGTGGTGGAGTGGATCAACAAGAAGGGAAACGACGTTTTTACGGCGGACGACCTGGAGATCCTCAAAGAGATCTCCCACGGCGCGGCTTCGCTCATCGAGAATTTCCGACTGATGCAGAAATACGAGCGGCGCCTGAAATCGCTTGTCTCGATCATCGAGTCGGTGCCGTCGGTCTATAATGCGAAATCCCTTTACGAATGTTCGAGAAGCATCCTGAAATCCGCCCTTCAACTTACGCAGACGGACTCATCTTTTCTCCTCCTGACCGACGGCGCCAAGCACATGCTCTATTCCCATACGACCCAGGGATTCGGCGATCCGGTGATCGTGAAGGAGGAGGGTTCGGCCTTTTTCGAAAGCATCAAGGGGCAGAAGCCGATCCTCAAGCAGAAGGCGGACGGAGTGGACGACTGGAAACTCCCGCCGGAAGTGAAGGCGTCCGCCCAGATGCAATCACTTTTTTGCGTTCCGATCTGGTACGGCCAAGTCCTCCTGGGCTCACTGGGGATCGGATCGAACGGGATTCAGCCGGTCGGCAGTGAAGAGCAGAAAGTGTTGATGGCCCTCGGAATCGGCGCATCAGGATCGATCGGCCGGTTTCTCAAGAGGGAGACGCCGCCTCAACCCTCCTGA
- the recG gene encoding ATP-dependent DNA helicase RecG yields MLEKQVRYVRGVGPKIGSIFQKSGIETMADLLYFFPRSYEDRRRITPFSQLRAGEDATTVGRVVHSKLGFLRGGRRVLDVVFSDGTGYLTGRWFQFRAGYEAVFKPGLEMVLIGQVRTFRGRREIIHPGIELISETAGAVPTSPLGTGSVPSLHFGRLVPVYTEIGGLSSRRIRTIMREALNSAASSVRSALPPALERTERLPALAPSLEKVHFPAGDDDLVKLLSRRSPCQRRIILEEFYLLGLGLLLRKRSLQKQRGHAFEIQGELAGRAKAGLGFALTAAQERCLGEVTADLRRPVPMHRLLEGDVGSGKTVVAFLAALNAAENEFQTVFMAPTEILAEQHHRTLQAWAGPLKLRVEILTGRMGPQERRRIASDLKSGLCKIVVGTHALIQDRVEFGRLGLVVVDEQHRFGVAQRAILMGKGTSPHVLSMTATPIPRTLAMTLYGDLDVSTLDELPPGRQPVATRVVRESQRARYYKFVHDEVKKGHQAFIVYPLIEESEKLYLKNAVRMAEEFQKRIFPDLRVGLVHGRMKEEDKDKIMRSFGEGRIDILVSTTVVEVGIDVPNATVMVVEHAERFGLSQLHQLRGRVGRGSAPSTCLLVAGGGGVGGDSARRLEIMTRTQNGFEIADEDLRIRGPGEFLGVRQSGIPEFHLGNLVTDVSLLRKARDWADKTLETDSDLSRPEHRETRRILLRKWQGRLELGAVG; encoded by the coding sequence ATGTTGGAGAAGCAGGTGCGGTATGTGCGGGGTGTCGGGCCGAAGATCGGTTCGATTTTCCAGAAGTCGGGGATTGAGACGATGGCGGACCTCCTCTACTTCTTTCCCCGATCCTATGAGGACCGGCGCCGTATCACCCCTTTCTCCCAACTGCGGGCCGGTGAGGATGCGACCACCGTCGGCCGTGTCGTTCATTCCAAATTGGGATTCCTTCGAGGAGGAAGAAGGGTGCTGGACGTCGTCTTCTCCGATGGAACCGGCTATCTGACCGGTCGCTGGTTTCAATTTCGGGCGGGATACGAAGCGGTTTTCAAGCCGGGACTGGAGATGGTGCTCATTGGCCAGGTACGGACGTTTCGGGGTCGGCGGGAAATCATCCATCCGGGAATCGAACTCATTTCCGAAACGGCGGGAGCAGTTCCGACGTCGCCGCTGGGTACCGGGTCTGTCCCGTCGCTTCATTTCGGCCGCCTGGTCCCCGTCTATACCGAGATTGGCGGACTGAGTTCGAGACGCATCCGAACGATCATGCGCGAGGCGCTGAACTCGGCGGCCTCATCGGTTCGCTCGGCCCTGCCGCCGGCCCTTGAACGAACCGAACGCCTCCCGGCGCTGGCTCCATCGCTGGAAAAAGTCCATTTCCCGGCGGGCGACGACGATCTGGTGAAACTTTTGTCGAGACGCTCACCCTGCCAACGCCGAATCATTCTTGAGGAGTTTTATCTGCTCGGTCTGGGGTTGCTGCTCAGGAAGCGCTCGCTGCAAAAGCAAAGAGGACATGCCTTCGAAATCCAGGGGGAGTTGGCCGGACGGGCGAAGGCCGGCTTGGGATTCGCCCTTACCGCGGCGCAGGAGCGCTGCCTGGGCGAGGTGACCGCGGATCTGCGGCGTCCGGTCCCCATGCACCGGCTCCTTGAGGGCGATGTCGGAAGCGGAAAAACCGTGGTGGCCTTTCTGGCGGCGTTGAACGCTGCGGAGAATGAGTTCCAAACCGTCTTCATGGCGCCGACGGAAATCCTGGCGGAGCAACACCACCGTACGCTGCAAGCGTGGGCTGGGCCTTTGAAACTTCGAGTGGAAATTCTGACCGGTCGCATGGGCCCGCAGGAGCGTCGACGCATCGCGTCCGATCTCAAGTCAGGCTTGTGCAAGATCGTTGTGGGAACGCACGCCCTGATCCAGGATCGCGTCGAATTCGGGCGGTTGGGACTTGTGGTGGTGGATGAACAGCATCGATTCGGTGTGGCCCAACGTGCCATCCTGATGGGTAAAGGAACTTCTCCCCATGTTCTGAGCATGACGGCGACGCCGATCCCGCGGACCTTGGCCATGACTCTGTATGGCGATCTCGATGTCAGCACGTTGGACGAACTCCCACCCGGTAGGCAGCCGGTGGCCACGCGCGTGGTCCGGGAATCCCAGCGCGCCCGGTACTACAAGTTCGTCCACGATGAAGTGAAAAAAGGCCATCAGGCCTTCATCGTGTATCCTCTCATCGAAGAATCCGAAAAGCTCTATCTGAAAAACGCGGTCCGGATGGCCGAAGAGTTCCAGAAGCGGATATTTCCGGACTTGCGTGTGGGGCTGGTCCACGGGAGGATGAAGGAGGAGGACAAGGACAAGATCATGCGGAGTTTCGGTGAAGGCCGGATCGATATCCTGGTTTCGACGACGGTGGTCGAGGTGGGTATCGATGTGCCCAACGCCACGGTCATGGTGGTGGAGCACGCCGAGCGGTTCGGGCTTTCGCAACTCCACCAGTTGCGGGGGCGGGTCGGGCGAGGCTCGGCTCCCTCCACGTGCCTGCTGGTGGCCGGGGGGGGGGGAGTCGGAGGGGACTCGGCCCGCCGGCTGGAAATCATGACGCGTACCCAGAATGGCTTTGAGATCGCCGATGAAGACCTCCGCATCCGGGGGCCGGGCGAATTCCTTGGCGTGAGACAATCCGGCATTCCGGAATTCCACCTCGGCAATTTGGTTACGGATGTCAGCCTTCTGCGGAAAGCGCGGGACTGGGCGGACAAGACATTGGAAACGGATTCGGACCTCTCGCGCCCCGAGCACCGTGAGACCCGGCGAATTCTCCTTAGGAAATGGCAGGGGCGGTTGGAACTGGGGGCCGTGGGATAA
- a CDS encoding type IV pilus twitching motility protein PilT, which yields MQINELLQALIKNKASDLHLKVGRPALFRVQGKLLPSKANPLAQEEIKALLYSMMTQRQIQKYENDQEIDFSYEITNLSRFRVNGFIQKGNVGMVVRAIPYKIPTIDEMGLPPVLKDLASKHRGLILVTGPTGSGKSTSLAAIIDYVNGTRACHVVTLEDPIEFVYADKFATINQREIGLDTRSMAEGLRRAMRQDPDLILVGEMRDPETINTAVTAAETGHLVLSTLHTNDARQSIDRIVDSFPHEQQGQVRQQLSSCLVAVIAQRLCRLASGQGRAAAMEIMINSPTISKMIAEGETFKINQAIESSNTYYRMQSFNQHLFQLVKEGKVTQDEALANSNNPEDLRLRFSGIASGAPGAMVTDGMADMSDLQKGKAFQRTDYLEVSLND from the coding sequence ATGCAGATCAACGAACTGCTCCAGGCCCTCATCAAGAACAAGGCATCTGACCTGCATTTGAAAGTAGGGCGGCCCGCCCTGTTCCGTGTTCAAGGGAAACTTCTACCCTCGAAGGCCAATCCCCTGGCACAGGAGGAAATCAAGGCCCTGCTCTACAGTATGATGACGCAACGCCAGATTCAGAAGTATGAGAACGACCAGGAGATCGACTTCTCCTACGAAATCACCAACCTTTCCCGGTTCCGCGTCAACGGGTTCATCCAGAAAGGCAACGTGGGCATGGTCGTCCGCGCCATCCCCTACAAGATTCCGACCATCGATGAAATGGGGCTTCCGCCCGTGTTGAAGGACCTTGCTTCCAAACATCGCGGACTGATCCTGGTGACCGGTCCGACGGGAAGCGGGAAGTCGACGTCGCTCGCCGCCATCATCGATTACGTGAATGGAACCCGCGCGTGTCACGTGGTGACGCTGGAGGACCCGATCGAATTCGTTTACGCGGACAAGTTCGCCACGATCAATCAGCGGGAGATCGGCCTCGATACGCGGAGCATGGCGGAAGGTCTTCGACGGGCCATGCGGCAGGACCCGGACCTCATTCTTGTGGGCGAAATGCGCGATCCGGAGACGATTAACACGGCGGTCACAGCCGCTGAAACGGGGCATTTGGTTCTATCTACGCTGCACACGAACGATGCCCGGCAATCGATCGACCGTATCGTCGATTCGTTTCCGCACGAGCAGCAGGGACAAGTGCGGCAGCAGCTTTCATCCTGCCTCGTGGCGGTTATCGCCCAGCGCTTGTGCCGGCTGGCGAGCGGTCAGGGCCGCGCTGCGGCGATGGAAATCATGATCAACTCACCGACCATCTCCAAGATGATCGCCGAGGGGGAAACGTTCAAGATCAATCAGGCGATCGAGAGTTCCAACACGTACTACCGGATGCAGAGCTTCAATCAGCACCTTTTCCAGCTCGTGAAGGAGGGGAAGGTGACGCAGGACGAGGCGCTTGCCAACTCCAACAATCCGGAGGACCTCCGTCTCCGTTTCTCCGGCATTGCCTCCGGCGCGCCGGGCGCGATGGTGACGGACGGCATGGCCGACATGAGCGACCTCCAGAAGGGCAAAGCCTTCCAGCGCACCGACTACCTCGAAGTCTCGCTGAACGATTGA
- the lipA gene encoding lipoyl synthase: MGVRLPQTRLPEWVRKPIRWSEGLHGMKILLRGTKLHTVCEEARCPNMEECFTLGTATFMILGDVCTRRCGFCSVTTGKPPTVDPLEPRHVAEAVEKLRLKHVVLTSPARDDLPDEGAAGFEACVRALRNSVPTVTVEVLTPDFSGDEGKIARVARSGVHIYNHNIETVPRLQKRVRPAASYDRSLGVLTSAKKAEPKVVAKSGLMVGLGEREDEVIDVLKDLRGAGCEMVTIGQYLRPSADCLPVSEYVHPEVFARLRTKALELGFRQAASGPFVRSSYHAERARHEAGVTPPPETGHGVASCREPPTAAVSDGGVNERVQSEGVPR; the protein is encoded by the coding sequence ATGGGCGTCCGGCTACCCCAAACACGGCTTCCCGAGTGGGTTCGCAAGCCTATTCGCTGGAGCGAAGGTCTCCACGGCATGAAGATCCTGCTCCGTGGAACGAAACTCCACACGGTCTGCGAGGAGGCGCGCTGCCCGAACATGGAGGAGTGTTTTACTCTGGGGACGGCGACCTTCATGATATTGGGGGATGTCTGCACCCGGCGCTGCGGCTTCTGCTCGGTTACCACCGGAAAACCACCGACGGTAGACCCCCTTGAGCCGCGCCACGTCGCCGAGGCTGTGGAGAAACTTCGTCTCAAGCATGTGGTCCTGACCTCCCCCGCCCGCGATGATCTCCCGGACGAAGGAGCCGCGGGGTTCGAGGCTTGCGTGCGTGCGCTGAGAAACTCCGTCCCAACCGTCACCGTCGAGGTTCTTACACCAGACTTCAGCGGAGATGAGGGAAAAATCGCACGAGTTGCCCGGAGCGGCGTCCACATCTACAACCACAATATCGAGACGGTCCCCCGCCTCCAGAAGCGGGTCCGACCCGCCGCGTCTTATGATCGGTCTCTTGGAGTCCTGACGTCTGCGAAAAAGGCTGAACCGAAAGTGGTGGCGAAATCGGGGCTGATGGTGGGCTTGGGGGAACGGGAAGACGAAGTCATCGACGTTCTCAAGGATCTACGCGGGGCCGGCTGCGAAATGGTGACCATTGGTCAGTACCTCCGGCCCTCCGCGGATTGCCTGCCGGTTTCTGAATATGTGCATCCGGAGGTTTTCGCGCGCCTCCGGACGAAAGCTCTGGAATTGGGGTTTAGGCAGGCGGCTTCCGGCCCGTTCGTCAGGAGTTCCTATCATGCGGAGAGGGCCAGGCACGAGGCCGGTGTGACCCCACCACCTGAAACCGGCCACGGGGTGGCCTCGTGCCGCGAGCCGCCAACAGCGGCTGTTTCAGATGGTGGGGTAAACGAAAGGGTTCAAAGTGAAGGCGTTCCGAGGTAA
- a CDS encoding LptF/LptG family permease has product MIMHAYIVKEFLIPCLIGFCLFTSVFLSDKILRLLDLLLTQGVPFAVIARLYLLSLPSFLPITIPLSFLVGLTVGFARLSADGEYMAMRVSGRPFRSLLVAPAVFGVIFYSLSMYVSVYAQPKAAMSFKDLLRETAESQIESAVKERVFFDEFENLLLYVQKVSKDTRAFGGVFISDQREGRNMTVIARSGVLTKPAEDVPEGEQESRKFVLEGGVSVSRAKDRDELTLVRFDRYELPMRNVKKSFVKPLPDPRDLTHIQLKAEIQRMKAEQVEFKQVFPYEIEFYRKWAMPFSCFVFLLLGPALVAVARGSGALRGYWVCLSLAFTYYLLLTASTRLGERGLIQPIIVAWAPNVVLTIVGLLLYARRERQGV; this is encoded by the coding sequence ATGATCATGCACGCCTACATCGTCAAGGAGTTCCTCATTCCTTGTCTCATCGGCTTCTGCTTGTTCACATCCGTATTTCTCTCGGACAAAATTCTCCGCTTGCTGGACCTCCTCCTCACCCAGGGCGTGCCCTTCGCCGTGATTGCGCGACTCTATCTCCTCTCGCTTCCCTCGTTTCTCCCCATCACCATCCCGCTTTCATTCCTTGTGGGCCTCACGGTCGGGTTCGCCCGACTGTCCGCCGACGGCGAGTACATGGCGATGAGAGTGTCCGGCCGGCCGTTCCGGTCGCTCCTGGTTGCGCCGGCCGTCTTCGGGGTGATCTTCTACTCGCTTTCCATGTATGTTTCCGTCTACGCCCAGCCCAAAGCCGCCATGTCCTTCAAAGACCTCCTGAGAGAAACGGCCGAGAGCCAGATCGAGTCCGCCGTGAAAGAGCGCGTGTTCTTCGACGAGTTCGAAAACCTCCTGCTCTACGTTCAAAAGGTTTCCAAAGATACCCGCGCGTTTGGAGGGGTATTCATCTCCGACCAACGTGAAGGACGGAACATGACCGTGATAGCACGGAGCGGAGTCCTGACCAAACCCGCGGAGGATGTGCCCGAAGGCGAGCAGGAATCGCGAAAATTCGTCCTCGAGGGGGGCGTGTCCGTCAGCCGGGCGAAGGATCGCGACGAGCTGACGCTTGTGCGTTTCGATCGCTACGAACTGCCGATGCGAAATGTGAAGAAGTCTTTCGTGAAGCCCCTGCCCGACCCGCGGGATCTGACTCACATTCAACTCAAGGCCGAAATCCAGCGCATGAAGGCCGAACAGGTGGAATTCAAACAGGTCTTTCCCTACGAAATCGAATTCTATCGTAAATGGGCAATGCCCTTTTCGTGCTTCGTTTTTCTCCTGCTGGGGCCCGCCCTCGTGGCGGTGGCCCGGGGTTCCGGCGCGTTGCGCGGGTATTGGGTTTGCCTGAGTCTCGCGTTCACCTACTACCTACTCCTCACCGCGTCCACGCGCCTTGGCGAGCGCGGCCTCATCCAGCCGATCATCGTCGCATGGGCGCCGAACGTTGTGCTCACAATCGTCGGCCTGCTCCTGTACGCCCGAAGGGAGCGGCAAGGTGTCTGA
- a CDS encoding LptF/LptG family permease: MSDPEKKGRFGFRSTLRITTTKYLISEYAKLILLTLSGLLVVYAIVDLFEIGRLLYRYRAALSFLPKLLFLNLPLIIYHLIPVAVLIGTLISTGLLIRNNELVVLRICGFTYLRLFAVIAIPCAGFAATSFLIGEKLVPRTIEVRNKIIVQEIRKIQRAAVQTTHGIWIPGISSIFQAESIRQEERLLQKVRVYRLDEAFRLHTYIEAEEGQYDKKEWVFRRGKSHQFKEGDLFSVQPFEELRVRLPESFDDFEIFKEDPDTMSFGHLWTLTRKLMNEGYDAREYLVALHTRLSFPSLALPLSLLGFALAHMGGGRKKTLGGTLFLAVLASFFAWTLFALTIILGRHGLLPAEIAAWLIHLPLLSAGLIILARQM; this comes from the coding sequence GTGTCTGACCCTGAGAAGAAGGGCCGGTTCGGTTTCCGTTCAACGCTCCGGATCACAACGACCAAGTACCTGATCTCGGAGTACGCGAAACTCATCCTTCTGACCCTGTCGGGGCTGCTCGTTGTCTATGCCATCGTCGATCTTTTCGAGATCGGGCGGCTGCTTTACCGGTACCGCGCCGCACTGAGCTTCCTTCCCAAACTGCTGTTCCTGAACCTTCCCCTGATCATCTATCACCTCATTCCCGTCGCCGTCCTGATCGGGACGCTCATCTCGACCGGCCTGCTCATCCGGAACAACGAGCTGGTCGTCCTCCGAATTTGCGGGTTTACCTACCTGCGCCTCTTCGCCGTCATCGCCATCCCCTGCGCGGGCTTCGCCGCCACCAGTTTCCTCATCGGCGAGAAACTGGTGCCGCGCACCATCGAAGTTCGGAACAAGATCATCGTTCAGGAGATTCGCAAGATTCAGAGGGCGGCGGTCCAGACGACTCACGGGATCTGGATTCCCGGCATCAGTTCCATCTTCCAGGCGGAATCGATCCGTCAGGAAGAGCGGCTCCTCCAGAAGGTGAGGGTGTACCGGCTCGATGAGGCCTTTCGGCTCCACACGTACATCGAGGCGGAAGAAGGACAATACGATAAAAAGGAATGGGTCTTCCGGCGGGGGAAGTCCCACCAGTTCAAGGAAGGGGATCTCTTCTCCGTACAACCCTTCGAGGAATTGCGCGTGCGCCTGCCGGAGTCCTTCGACGATTTCGAAATCTTCAAAGAGGATCCGGACACGATGAGCTTCGGCCACCTGTGGACGCTGACGCGGAAGCTGATGAATGAGGGGTACGACGCCCGGGAGTATCTTGTGGCTCTTCATACGCGGCTTTCGTTTCCCTCGTTGGCGCTGCCATTGTCACTCCTCGGATTTGCGCTCGCCCACATGGGGGGCGGGCGGAAGAAGACGCTCGGGGGGACGCTGTTTCTCGCCGTGCTCGCCTCGTTCTTCGCCTGGACGCTCTTCGCCCTCACCATCATCCTGGGCCGTCACGGCCTCCTCCCCGCCGAGATCGCCGCCTGGCTCATCCACCTCCCCCTCCTCTCCGCCGGCCTCATCATCCTGGCCCGGCAGATGTAG
- the greA gene encoding transcription elongation factor GreA has protein sequence MSNNVPIPMTPEGKKKIEEELRKLKSVDRPKVIQQLIDARAHGDISENAEYEAAKDRQGWVEGRILEVEDKLARAVVIDPSMARTDVAVFGSRVTLEETSSKRVTRYLLVGPEESNIKDGKISIQSPLGKAMLGKKPGDLVEVEAPGGLKEYKIVTIGDAA, from the coding sequence ATGAGCAACAACGTGCCCATTCCGATGACGCCGGAAGGCAAGAAGAAGATTGAAGAAGAACTACGAAAGCTGAAGAGCGTGGATCGGCCGAAGGTTATTCAGCAGTTGATCGATGCGCGGGCGCACGGAGACATCTCCGAGAATGCGGAGTACGAGGCCGCCAAAGACAGGCAGGGATGGGTTGAGGGGCGAATCCTCGAAGTGGAGGACAAGTTGGCCCGGGCCGTGGTGATCGACCCCTCCATGGCGCGGACGGACGTGGCCGTTTTCGGTTCGCGGGTCACGCTGGAAGAGACGTCGAGCAAGCGGGTCACGCGCTATCTCCTCGTGGGCCCCGAGGAAAGCAACATAAAGGATGGAAAGATTTCGATTCAGTCCCCCCTCGGGAAGGCCATGCTGGGCAAGAAACCGGGTGATCTGGTGGAGGTGGAAGCGCCCGGGGGGCTCAAGGAATACAAGATCGTCACCATCGGCGACGCGGCTTGA